AACACCAAAAAAAAGCAGTCCTGTCCATATTCCTACTCTAAGCCTTGATTGCATACTTTCTCATTGGAAAATacatctccttcttcttttgtcGTTCCGTCTTCAATGATGCCTGTTCAGTAAAAATGATAATTTACAAACTTCTCagctaaaataaaattaatgggTAAGTTTTAAAGATCATCACATGTGAATTACCCACAAAACTAAATTGAAATTATGTTAAAAACATTGCAGTTGATAGCAAATCCTAGAACCGTACCTCCAAAGAGCTTTCACTAGAGAACATCATGGTTCATGGGTTTCCATTCAATTACTAGACTTTGATAATCAGGATATAGGCAAGTTAATTTAGCTTTCAATCCCAGCAAACTAAAAGTCGCTGTATGCATATTTAGTGGAAAGCAGCTTTGCATAAATGCGCGCACACACTGTGAAATTCAGCTCAAAGTTAAAAGCTTTGCCAAAACCTCCCACAGCATTCAATATGAAAAACATGCTTCTGTTTTTCAGCAACATCCATCCATCTATTCACATATTCAAGGGGGGATTATtggaaatgaaatggttataatTATATATAGTGTGTACATATCATACTATGCATGTGATTACCTTAGTTATAAATATAATACTAGCTGCTAGAGCCAAGACGCATGGAGTAGTTCCTTTCAAAATTTGCAACTTGCTGTCAAATGAGATATAcacatcagaaaataattccagAAATGTTACTTGTTCCAGTTTAAAGATTTGGAAAGTCTATGATCTTGCAAACTAAGTTAAATAAACTCACCAATATGCTTCTTAATTTTTATGCTCATCCCTGGCCTAATGGTAGGTGATAAAGCTATAGCCTATGTCACATGAgacattaatttaaaaaaacctACTCATGGCACAAGTTTGCTAGGACAGGATTTGAAATTAGCATGATGTTGACAGACCGAAAACATGCTGTCCGTCCATTTCTTCATAGCAAGTCACATAACACTTGTCAAGTACTGCTTACAAGAACAAGTTCCTTACAGCAGTTGTTCGTGATACATTAATAAATCAGACAAGCATAACAAGACATGCTTCAAAGTTCATACTCACACAATACTGTACAGTACTTGAACCTGACATTACCATATGTAAACCTTGGAAAAGTTCAAACCATGAGGAAGATCCCCATGCCCAACATGGTAGAAGGCAGCAATATCCATGGAAAGCAATTATAGAGAAGAATTAATGAACCATTATTCCAGAATTTGCAGCCCAATACATTTCCACAATGTAATATGGCCAAACCCGCCACCTCATTTGCCAAAGCCAGATGGTTGTTCTTCCTTTTCCCCTACTATTGGTGTATGCTACAAATTGTACATGATGGCCCCACACCAAGAGGCCATCCTCCTTTTTCCCTGAGAATTTCCAACACTAAGACGctaccttctttcttctttgacaGTTGATGCCTTGATGGCTACAATTATCGATTTTAGAGAAGCATTTTTAAGGAGCTTGAAATGGAAAGACTAAAATTAGATAGAAGATAGATGATATCATGCCTCCTTTTCCTTCCAATTCTTCAAGATAAAACTATAACTAAGTCTTGGTGATGTTGCAAACAACTTGTAAATGATTGCTTGTAAGCACCCTCCATAGAGATGAGATAGACAGCCTCACATGAAGAGGCTCAAGATAAGAATTTTGACACGAAGAGACTTGATTATATATAAAGAGCAAATCTTTTGTCTTTCCTAATCTATGAAAGGGACTCGGatcaagaaagaggaaaagatgcAACATAAGATCATACTGTTATCTCACGTAACTTCTTtcaccttaaattattttagggGTTTCCTAATAGCCCACCCTCGAAAATTAGATGAATTCATCATTGATGGAGCGACGACGTTATTATTATAGCACTATATCGCAAGGAATTTCGGATACAAATATATGCGGATATTGGCCTAAAAGGAggggaaagaagaggaggacctGGTGCTTGGTGAGGCGGCGGCGGATAGCGCGGGTCTTCTTGGGGCGGAGGTCGAGGGGGATGTACTTCTTGTTCTTGTAGGCCTCCCTGAGCGCGGTCTTCTGCTTCTGCGAGATGACGGTGAGCACCCGAGCGATGGACAGCCGGACCACCTTGATCTTCGACAGCTTGTTGGGGGCGCCGCCGGTGACCTTCGCCACCCGGAGCAGCGACAGCTCCGCCTTCAGATCCTTCAGCTGGCTCAGCAGCTCCGCCTTCGACTTCCCCCGTAACTCGTGCACCTTGATCCGAGCTGCCACCAACAATAcgatataattaattaaaaaagagAAATGCCCAAAACGAGATCGAGATCGAGATCGACATAGGCGGCTTCTTACCCATTCTCCTCGACCTCGCCCTCGCCCTCGCCCTCGCCGCCTCTGTGACTTCGtctgagagagagaaaaagagatgaCCAACGCACTTCTCTGCTTGTACTAAAAGTCTAAAAACCCTAGCGCCCCTTGGGAACCCTAATTGTTTGTTTTGGTGGGCTTGGGCCCTAGTGGGCTTTTCGACTGGAATTAGTGCGACGCATGCTGGTCCTTTTCGAGATTCGTGCTTCAGGGATGATGTCTTATTACAGGTGTATCGAGAGAGATCGTGCATTCTCGCGAATCTCAATGAATATCGCACGACGAGTTCTCTCGCAAGCAACTCCCCCATTCCGGATCTCCACGGTGGGCCCAAGCCACACCCTCCTAAGATGTAAGCGAGTTCAGCCTACGAGGCGGCTGCAGGATCCAAGACTAGCCGTAACCGCCTCGAGTGGTTGTCGCCGAAGACCCTTGAAACGCTCCGGGCCTGTTTGAAATAACCTACATGCTTGCGCTGAATTTtctataaattaataaaaacttctattttttttttaatgcatgcCAAGGTTGGCcgatttttatagaaaattcgGTCCAATACTACTAAATTTGTCGAACAGACCGAAAAATTGTAAAACTTGGAGGTTTACCGTGACTAAccccaaaata
The Phoenix dactylifera cultivar Barhee BC4 chromosome 3, palm_55x_up_171113_PBpolish2nd_filt_p, whole genome shotgun sequence DNA segment above includes these coding regions:
- the LOC103710460 gene encoding 60S ribosomal protein L35 — encoded protein: MARIKVHELRGKSKAELLSQLKDLKAELSLLRVAKVTGGAPNKLSKIKVVRLSIARVLTVISQKQKTALREAYKNKKYIPLDLRPKKTRAIRRRLTKHQASLKTERQKKKEMYFPMRKYAIKA